The proteins below come from a single Triticum aestivum cultivar Chinese Spring chromosome 5D, IWGSC CS RefSeq v2.1, whole genome shotgun sequence genomic window:
- the LOC123122895 gene encoding E3 ubiquitin-protein ligase EL5, protein MSVTGTSVAAAATMLAAAAAIFITFVVCFYLFLCAKRYRGAAPAIGGGGGAGADGRGRGPRFVFGGPCHGRGLDETAIVALPRREVAQGDPAADCAVCITELAAGDAARLLPRCGHSFHVECVDMWLRSHSTCPLCRCAVADEAPTVQPPEADPESPIFPTNVLFFGSQDTVATGGTPRQPVGPQAPQPSQGPIAGVAAVVEAARVAALRRLLGCGGATPPPPPPPQPGHDLEMGPAQADGESSTPRPAKPQPGS, encoded by the coding sequence ATGTCGGTGACGGGGACATccgtggcggcggcggccaccATGCTGGCCGCGGCGGccgccatcttcatcaccttcgtcGTCTGCTTCTACCTCTTCCTCTGCGCCAAGCGCTACCGGGGCGCCGCGCCCgcaatcggcggcggcggcggcgcgggagcggACGGCAGGGGCCGGGGGCCGCGGTTCGTCTTCGGGGGCCCCTGCCACGGGCGGGGCCTGGACGAGACGGCCATCGTGGCGCTGCCGCGGAGGGAGGTCGCCCAGGGGGACCCCGCGGCCGACTGCGCCGTCTGCAtcacggagctcgccgccggggACGCCGCGCGCCTGCTGCCGCGGTGCGGCCACTCGTTCCACGTGGAGTGCGTCGACATGTGGCTCCGCTCGCACTCCACCTGCCCGCTCTGCCGGTGCGCGGTCGCCGACGAGGCGCCGACCGTGCAGCCCCCCGAGGCCGATCCGGAGTCGCCCATCTTCCCCACCAACGTGCTCTTCTTCGGCTCCCAGGACACCGTGGCAACCGGCGGCACGCCGCGGCAGCCGGTGGGACCGCAGGCACCTCAGCCCTCCCAGGGCCCGATCGCCGGCGTCGCGGCCGTGGTCGAGGCGGCGAGAGTAGCGGCCCTCCGGCGGCTGCTCGGCTGCGGCGGCGCGACGcccccgccaccaccgccgccgcagccaggCCACGACCTGGAGATGGGCCCCGCCCAGGCCGACGGCGAGAGCAGCACGCCGCGGCCGGCGAAACCGCAGCCAGGTTCTTGA